The DNA window GCACTCGTCCAGGAGCCGCTACATCTCCACGACCCGCCACCAGCCAGGACGAGCTGTGGAAGGCATACCTGCACACAAGAACATCCAGAACCATTTCCCGAAATGCCATAGTGTCCACAGAAAGTGCTGCAGTATTCCCGTACATCACTGGCTGATGGTGGTGTAGGGAATACCTGCTTTTCCATGTGTTCATCTCAGCCATATTGGGAGGTGAAGACATTAGCAGAGATAAGGAACAGGCTCAGTCCTCTAGACTGGAGGTGGTCATGATGTTATGGCTCATCAATGTGAAAAACGTAGTGATATACATATTTTAATGCATCGTGAGATTTGATGATGTTTGCATTGTATTTCTGCTGAACCTCTTGATTGTGTTTATACTGCGGTTATTGTTAGACATCAATTACAGGCTAAACAGAGATACATTCATTTGGATTAGTTTGTAGTACCTGTATCGTTTGTCATCAACAGGAATAAAGTCCATCAGGAGCACATACTCTGCTGCAGGATCCATGCCTGATATGTGCACTTGAAACGTGGGAAACATCCTTCTGTATGAAGACAACCAACATCAGACTACAGCTGCTGACCACTGACTGATACACAGGAGAGTACAGCACTGGCAGAGTTCAGTTCTCTAACCCTGAGCCATTATCAAAGATTCGGGTCATCTTATCAGACTCTGTCAACATGGAATGACACTCAAGTAAAAGTGTAAGAAAACCTTCCAGCTTTGGTCACGATCATCTCTGTGCCGAGCTGGTCAAACTGGCTCCACAGACTCTGCATCTCCAGCTGGACCCGGACGCTGGACACTTCTGGAGCTTTACTGCAGGAGCGACCCTCTTCAGGAGGACATGCCTGAGGCAGaccacacactacacacacacacacacacacacacacacacacacacacacacacagagatcagACACACAGATCACACACTGCTCACATACACGGATGATACACACAGATCAcacactgcgcacacacacacacacacacacacacacacacacacacacacacacacacacacacacacacagatcagacACAAAGatcacacactgcacacacacacacacacacacacacacaaaacacacacacacacacacacacacacacacacacacacacacacacacacacacacacacacaggccagaCACACAGTGGATATGCAGGTCTCCCAGAGCAAACTGCTAGTTTCTCTCCCAGAACTGtcaggtttagatcaggactctgggctgttcattcattatttcagtgttttcttTGATGTTGTGTATTTAcacgttatttttatttttatattattattctttatcAAAATATAGTGGTCAACATTAGAAGTGGATCAAAGCATTTCATCAAAGTTGGCCTAAAACTATTCAAAAACCATTCCTTGGACAGTTTTGAAAAGGTTTTGGTCAAATGTTCAAAAGCTTCAACagattatttagagtcagaatGAAAATGCTTCAAATGTTGACCTGTTCTTTTCAATATtaccattttcatttatttttataaaaaaacagtGCACATCTTGGTGAGCAGATGAGTCTCTCTTCATAAATAACGTAACACAAATCTTCCAACCGTTTGATTCGGAGTGAATGCAGAGATTGCAGACAGTGACACTTGTGACATTTTACACCTTCAGCTTTAAAATCACAGGAAAAAGACACCTTCTCTGAAATCACTTCACAGCAAGTTCCAACATCATATTTACCTTAAACCAAGACAAAAACACTAATCACAAGTCTCCAAAAGTACAATCAAAATACGAAAGGACTACATTACCATTCATCATGCCCTCTGGTCCAGCGCGCAGTGGTGCACACTTCAGGTCTGAGTGTGTCCGTTCACAGTCCTCAGTGGCTCCATCCTGCCTTTATATCCTATCAGAGAGCTCTAATATGCAGTATTTCAGCACCTCATCCATATCACTCCTTCACAAACCATGACCCACGATGCCTCAGACGAACTCTGTAATTACAGATACATCATCCGGCTGTGGACAGGAGAATCCTCCGGCTGATCGATGCCTCGGTGTTTTAGCTCCAGCAGAAGACTGGACTTTCAGCACCATTGTCCTGATGCTGAGGGGTCACCGCTGTGACCTTTCCCCTTCTCAGAGGCTCAAAAGCTCTCCATGTGCACTCGCATCCCAGCCTTAAGGCCCTGACAGACCTGAAGATGCATCTCCTAATAACCCTCCATGTGCATTTATGCATGATGACCATTTTTACCATCacatcacattcattcattcattcattcacttttcggcttagtccctttattaatcaggggtcgccacagcggaatgaaccgccaactcatccagcatatgttttacgcagcagatgcccttccagctgcaacccatcactggaaaacacccatacacactcattcacacatatacactactgaTAATCTCTTAGCTTActaaattcacctgtactgcatgtgtttggactgtgggggaaaccggagcacctggaggaaacccacgccaacacggggagaacatgaaaactccacacagaaacacacactgacccagccgaggctcgaacctgcaatcttcttgctgtgaggtgacagcactacctactgcgtcaccacaTCACACCACACTTTATTCTTAAATCGATTGATGTCATTGCGCTAAATCTTGATGCAGGCAGTGCTGGAGAAGCTGAAATATGAAATAGCTCCATGTTGGTAAAGGGATTGAAGGTATTGCACCACATTCTTTGCTAGAGAAGTCTATGGACTAAAAAGAAATGACATTTCTTGAACATCTTATTTGCAAATATCAGTAATAAATGGTAATAAAAGCATCATGTGCTAGGCTACGTATAACGCCGCTGAGCTTCTCTCTGAGCTGCTTGTTGCTAGCTGCTCCTCCACACTTGATGCAGGGGATGTTTGTGGAGCTGCACTATTAAGTTTGAACTGGTCGGCTGAATTGTACGACTGCAGTTTTTCATTAATGTGTTGAGGCTAAACTATGGTGAGGTGTTGACATTATGGTCTGTGGCCTGAGGACAGCGCATCCATCTTACATCATTAGCAATAAGTAACAGATCACTAGAGCAGGGTCCATTGATTACCGGTGACACGTTTTCCAAATCAACTCATTAATCAAATCTGGAATATAGAAAAGTGTGGAGTCTGTGGAGGGTCACGAGGGCTGTTGTGCATTTGtccattaaaaacaataatattcatatttcctatatatatatatatcgcttaAATACAATCCCCATACATGTACAACAAACACACCTCACTAATGAGACACATGCAGACACGGAACAAGAGTAGTATGAaagttttttagttttattatttcatttgattGAACATTGAACATCAGTTTTTAAcacaaagcagcttaacaaagggATTTTGCTAGGCGTTTTTGAATGAACAGGATTCAGTGTTCTTAGCTGAGTTTGCCTATTAGAGAGAACGCAAgtcctgcatgtgtgtgtctgtgtgtgtgtggtcatgtgtacAAAGTGCATATGAGTGTACTACGGGcctgtatcagtgtgtgtgtgtgtgtgtgtgtgtgtgtgtgtgtgtgagagagagagagagagaaaagatcAGCTATGCTCTGAGAGAAGCCGTGGATGAGGGAGGATGGGATGGTGTAAAAAACGGTCGCTTTACTCCTTGCTGGCGAACTTCTGGAGGGCCTTGAAGATGCCCTCGAAGTGTGGCTTCACCTGCTCTCCCAGCTCGGTCAGCTCTTTCCTCAGTTCTCCAGACTTCACCTTCTCTCTGAACTCCAAGGCTCCCTTCTCCATCTGGTCCTTGTACTCCTGGACGTAGGGCTCCAGCATGGTCCTCAGCTCCTGCACGTTCTCCGCCACCTTGCCTCGGATGGCCTCCAGGATGGGCATCAGCTTGGACTTGGTCTCCTCCCAGTTGGGTCCGATCTTCTCCTTCAGGCTGAGGACCACAGGCTCCAGCTTGGCCCTGACCTCCTCCATGTGCTGACGCTGCTTGACCAGGTAGTCGTCCATGAAGGGCTTCAGCTCGTCCCTGTACTCATTGAAGTGTTTCTCCAGCACGGCTCTGAGCTCCTCGCGCTTGGGCTCGATGTCCTTGCGCAGGTCCTCTATGTCCTTGTTCAGCTTCTCGCGGATGGGGTTGGTGGCATCCATCACCTGAGAGCCCAGAGGCGTGATGACCTGGAAGAAGTTCTGGAAGTGGGAATGGAGGTTGTCGATGGACTGGCCCAGGAAGACTCTGCACAGAAGGAGGAGTGCGGCTGTCAGTGGAATCATTATTTCTCAAAGCCCTGATTTCATGCTAACAACTCTGTGTTTGAAGGCTGTTGAGGTTAGGGATAGCGGTGGGTTAGGATGGACTCCATATCAACATTATTTACGCATGTTTCATTtttgtcatcaaaatgtgctacccaTATTCTGAAGGGGAGTAAAATCTGACAAGAAAATGATCTGACAGCACTTTAAATCTCTTCACATGCACTCTCAAAAAGGGGAAAACTGAACCATTCTGGCTTAAATAGGGGAGATGTCTTACTCTTTAATAGGGCGTTTATTTCTATTAAACATTATGGCTGTAAATGTGCAAACGTAAGGGTCAGTGATGTACAGAGTTGCCCCTTTAAGGGTTCTGCTGTATTGAGAAGCTGTTGGGCCACTGCAGAGACAGATCTGGCACAGTGTAGATGTTGATGTTGTGGGGTAAATATCACAGTCTGCTCCCGGCTCTGCTCTTTCTTACTTGTAGTCTTTGAACTCGGTGTCGTCGAGGTGAGTGAGGGACTTGTGTGCGGCCTGCTTCAGATGATCTGCATAAACCTGCAGTGCAGACTTCACATGCTCCAGCTGCGATGGGGGCTCGTCCTGCAGGAACCGGGCCTGGCAACCTGCCACAACAAGCATCGTTAGTTCATCAATAGAATACATATTCTTCAGTCTCAGACAGacaggtacgagagctgtcactggtgtGGGACCTTTTCAAAAGACATGCATTGGGATAAACAGGTCTCATGAAACTAAATGAAAACTTAAAGTATACTAATATATCAACGTAGACCCTTTCGctgcaaatgtgtaccttttgaaaatgtaccacaGCAGTGACAGCTCTGGCACATCTCAAGCAGATGTTGCTCATGAATCTGGAAATGAGGAAAGTGAGAGAAGTAAAGTGTTTTATACCTGCCAGGAATACGGTGAGGGCGAGGGCTACGAACCTCATCATGGATctgtgtaaaacacacacacaacagcaaagAGAATATCAGATATAGACTGAGGAGACATGTTTGAGACACACAACCCAAGCCCAGAGAATAGTTCTGTGTATTGGGTCAGTGATTCACAGATATCAGCCCGACAGCACAGCACAGGCCTGGCTTCACCCAGAGCAGATGTCAGCCTATTAGACCGGCCTCATCCCGGATTAGACAGAGTTACAAAGGCTTCACAACCAGATTAGCTGTCCACCGCTGCATAATCTGAAATCCCGGATTATCTGGAAACCTCCAGGCCAAGACTGCTGTGCCGTCAGGCCAAAATAACTGATCAGATCTGCTGAAGCACGCTTCGACTCTCGGGTCTGCAAATCACTTTGCGCTCCTTTTAGCTGTAAAAGTGACTTAACCTGAAGTCAGTAAAGACTTTAAATATGTCCCCGAGTGTgtacccctgtgtgtgtgtgccggcGCTGGACTGCCTACCTGTGGATGTGGCTGGTCTGGGAAGAGACTGAAGACTCGGGGCCGGCGGGAGCCTCTTATACTGCAGACCGAGAGGAGGAGGACTGACCCTCAACCCCTACCCAGCCTGCTCACTGGGGGCAAAGATCACTGCTCGCTGAGGgggcgcaaacacacacacacgcacacacacacacacacactaacctaACTCTGATTATAAAACTTCACTCATGCAGGACAAATCTCACATCATTCAGAATTCTTTCATCAGGTGGGAAATGTCCAGTGCTTATTATCGTAAGACATATTTCCACTCAACAGTTTTGCCGTGCAAAGGGCAGTTATTTCATTAGTTATTGACACCTAAAAAGGTCCCCAAAAGGTCTATAGACAACATTTGGGGACATTTGCTTCCCACAACATAAGTaatacaagacacacacacatatacagcagtcaacatttaaagtatgATCAAACCCTTTCCTAACACTATTCAGCAACAGCCATTCCTGCCTTAGAACAGTTGACTTGATCCGCATCTGTGATtaccgtatgtgtgtgtgtgtttatgaaggTTTAGCTTCAATAGCGGCTGTGGAAAACAAGTAATGTTAGTACTAACCctaaggttagggttagggttattaAGGTTATTAAGTAACCTTAATAACTGTTAATAAGCAGCAAAGAGGCAGTTTATTGGGGCAAAATGCAAagttaatagcaagaattgtgCCTTAGTGGCATTTCCTCAATCTTCATGTCGTGCTATCTGCTGTGTTGTCTTTATTTAGAGTCGTTCTGCATGGGTTCTTTCTTCCACAGtttctttatatataaatattcttcTATTGTCAGTAGATTTTGGTGGATGCAAACGGCTCCATCTGTCCTCTCGTACTGACCTTTGGCTCATGATTGAATCATATTGTTCTTGGAAGAGGACGCAGGAATGTAAATAATAGTATTTAAATGCAGCTTTTCTCACCATGACCTTTGACCTCGCTATCATTCAAGGAATAGTTTGGGCAAAAactaaaatcctgtcatcatttacccagTGAGTTTCTTTATGAAGTTTTGCAGAATGTTAGATCCTGAAACCGTTGACCTCtacagtatttgcttttcctattATGAAAGTCAGCGGTGAGCGGTGTTCAGCGTCACTCAAGCAGATATGCTGTGTTAAACAATAGAAAGAAACCCATAAGCTTTAAAACAGTGAGTAAACAGTGAATATGAGTACATCTCgagggtgaactgtgcctttaacagatttttaaaagatatttatttaGTACAACATGTAATATACGAATGCACAACAAGTGAAGTCCTCTCAGCTGTCTGAGAGCTGTCGTAGAGATATCTGAATGGTGTGGGCACTGTGATCATGGCATTAGCTCTCTCAGTCCACGGTGGGCAaactcattttttaatttattggtgATTTTTGCAATGCTATTAAACATGTATGGGAAGAATGAACATGCACGCTTGCCTTCTGCACGTTtggacagcagtgtgtgtgtgtgtgtgtgtgtgtgtcatctgcagGAGTAGGAGTTTAAGTAAATAATCAGGCAAACACAGTGGAACCTGTTCAGTGGAAAATCAATGTGAACGTGTGTGTGACTGTCCTCTCTgatactggtgtgtgtgtgtgtgtgtgtgtgtgtgtgttctcgggGGCCGTGGGGTCCAGCTCTGCTCTGTCAGGAGTGTGTTGTAATAGTTCTCAGTATGAAGCGCTGTGGTCAACAATCACTGATTGTGGACTGGTTTAATTCCTCTACACTGGTTTCCTGTAGTATCAGAGCTCATTATATCATACATGACACTTCTACAGTTGATGAGAGCAGACTCATTAAACAGAAGCAGTCCAGCGGTGTATTAGGAGAGGGCACTGTAGTAACGTGAGCTTCATTAATAGACAAATGAAGCAAGCTGTCCCGTTGTGCTGTCTGCATTAAACACATGTGTAAGATCTCTGCAGTAATGCTCCACATCTCTGTAGTGAACACAGTAATAATGTTCAGTAAGAGTAACAGGAATATTTACACTAAACTCAAATCAAACTCTTATCCTGAGCTGATCTTCTAACCAGATAATAAGTGATCATAATACATGTGATCGGGTTAATATTGATGTGTGAAATCTGCTGTGTATAGAGCTGaagaataatgatgatgatagagGATCACTGGTGAGTGTTCTGATCAAGCTGATCCGCCAGTAGTGTTCATTATCCAGGGTTCATATTCTGACAGTAACTCTAGAATAGGACACACAGGAGATCTGCACAACCCCACATCTCACTGCCTGTCTTGATCTTTGAAACGCAACACACatttccttgtgtgtgtgtgtgagtgtgtgtgcgtgcgtgcgtgtgtatgtgtgtgtgtgtgtgtgtgtgtgtgtgtgtgtgtgtgtgtgtgcgtgtgtgtgcgtgtgtgtgtgtgtgtgtgtgtgcgtgcgtgtgtatgtgtgtgttgtatgaTGCAGACGTGTGAAGGCTGAGCTTTATCTGTGTTTTCGGGCTGAGGAACAGGAGTACTGCGCTCATCAGCGATTAAAACACTCAATATTCAGCTGCTGatcaatagacacacacacacacacacacacacacacacacacatcaaatcaACACTGATGAACACAcatagtgaactgataaatactgtattatgcttcagttttactacagtaaactgcgCTGTGTTGTAGAATAATATGTATattatagagcaggggtgtccaaactcggtcctggtgggccggtgtcctgcatagcttcaacacacctgtgtGGAAGTTCCAgtagtttctagtatacctaataAAGCCTGATtgtctggttcaggtgtgtttaatttgagttggaactaaaatatgcaggacagcggccctccagg is part of the Danio rerio strain Tuebingen ecotype United States chromosome 15, GRCz12tu, whole genome shotgun sequence genome and encodes:
- the apoa1b gene encoding apolipoprotein A-Ib precursor (The RefSeq protein has 2 substitutions compared to this genomic sequence); translated protein: MMRFVALALTVFLAGCQARFLQDEPPSQLEHVKSALQVYADHLKQAAHKSLTHLDDTEFKDYKVFLGQSIDNLHSHFQNFFQVITPLGSQVMDATNPIREKLNKDMEDLRKDIEPKREELRAVLEKHFNEYRDELKPFMDDYLVKQRQHMEEVRAKLEPVVLSLKEKIPPNWEETKSKLMPILEAIRGKVAENVQELRTMLEPYVQEYKDQMEKGALEFREKVKSGELRKELTELGEQVKPHFEGIFKALQKFASKE